In one Nicotiana tomentosiformis chromosome 6, ASM39032v3, whole genome shotgun sequence genomic region, the following are encoded:
- the LOC104115624 gene encoding protein POLLENLESS 3-like, whose amino-acid sequence MWRNNESDHMTQATRGFLTPPPKWRSPASEKNQRRPTHAQSAKPDLFHVIHKVPAGDSPYVRAKHVQLIDKDPSKAISLFWAAINSGDRVDSALKDMAVVMKQLNRSDEAIEAIKSFRHLCPSESQESIDNILIELYKRSGRIEEEIKLLELKLKSIEEGIAFGGKKTKIARSQGKKVQITIEKEYSRLLGNLAWSHMQLNNFKLAEEYYRKALSLEPDKNKQSNLAICLMHMNKITEAKFLIQSIKASDRRQMDDSCIKSLERATQMLAELESHGTWNSKEHEKMLGSSTSDGHNRWGNKSTYPSPFSASGHPKDFFTQPRRFSCSLNDGSWFKKDTVNACSRRLLFEQTTNNENVQSVANHNFNNLISADEMSKGASLVRGQEFSKSSRNGANMKSESDLQPLCYKQKQNFPENDGSEKISPAESSADNSSARKFSEDGGKDCQSSTFTFRDVVTLTDTTEHLESTNMKPLDLATCKSKKSWADMVEEDELDLQFYETPSKYADGNENVDSNIINLSQNIESLCLSEGYHTQPGREVRRSLCFEQNDRKENCSSKFQGKELKCGSLNSLPPIGDIANHTPVELLRRNRLQVFRDITPESPKP is encoded by the exons ATGTGGAGGAATAACGAGAGTGATCATATGACTCAGGCAACAAGGGGTTTCTTGACCCCACCGCCGAAATGGAGATCGCCGGCGTCGGAAAAGAACCAAAGGAGGCCAACTCATGCACAGAGTGCTAAACCTGATCTTTTTCATGTTATTCATAAAGTTCCTGCTGGTGATTCTCCTTATGTCAGAGCCAAACATGTTCAA TTAATTGACAAGGATCCAAGCAAGGCAATATCTCTGTTCTGGGCAGCAATAAATTCTGGTGACCGAGTAGATAGTGCCCTGAAAGACATGGCAGTTGTGATGAAACAGTTGAATCGTTCAGACGAGGCAATCGAAGCAATAAAGTCATTTCGACATCTTTGTCCCTCTGAGTCACAGGAGTCTATTGACAATATCTTGATTGAACTCTACAAG AGATCTGGTAGGATCGAAGAAGAGATTAAATTACTTGAATTGAAATTGAAGAGCATCGAAGAAGGCATAGCTTTTGGTGGGAAGAAGACTAAGATTGCTAGATCTCAAGGAAAAAAAGTTCAAATCACAATTGAAAAGGAGTACTCGAG ATTGTTAGGGAACTTGGCATGGTCACATATGCAACTGAATAACTTTAAATTGGCAGAAGAGTACTATAG AAAAGCACTCTCTCTCGAACCGGATAAGAACAAGCAAAGTAATCTGGCAATCTGTTTGATGCATATGAACAAGATTACAGAAGCTAAGTTTCTGATTCAAAGCATAAAAGCTTCAGATAGAAGGCAGATGGATGACTCATGCATCAAGTCCTTGGAGCGTGCCACTCAAATGCTAGCTGAGTTAGAATCACATGGCACTTGGAACTCTAAGGAACACGAGAAAATGCTAGGATCGTCCACATCAGATGGACATAATCGCTGGGGAAACAAGAGCACATATCCATCTCCATTTTCTGCTTCCGGACATCCAAAGGACTTTTTTACGCAACCTAGAAGATTTTCATGTTCACTCAATGACGGCAGTTGGTTCAAGAAGGATACTGTTAATGCTTGTAGTCGAAGACTGTTATTTGAGCAAACAACAAATAATGAGAATGTGCAGTCAGTGGCAAACCATAACTTCAACAATCTCATTTCTGCTGATGAGATGAGCAAAGGAGCGTCCCTTGTACGTGGACAAGAGTTCTCTAAGTCATCCAGAAATGGTGCTAACATGAAAAGTGAATCTGATTTGCAGCCACTTTGCTACAAACAGAAACAGAACTTTCCAGAAAATGATGGATCAGAAAAAATTTCTCCCGCAGAATCATCGGCTGATAATTCAAGTGCAAGAAAATTTTCTGAAGATGGGGGTAAAGATTGTCAGAGTTCCACTTTCACTTTTAGAGATGTGGTGACATTAACGGATACCACTGAACACTTAGAGAGTACAAACATGAAACCTTTAGACTTGGCCACATGTAAAAGCAAGAAGAGTTGGGCTGATATGGTGGAAGAGGACGAACTAGATTTGCAGTTCTATGAAACTCCAAGCAAATATGCCGATGGCAATGAGAATGTCGATTCCAATATTATTAATCTTAGCCAAAACATTGAGTCGTTGTGTCTGAGTGAAGGATATCATACACAACCTGGACGAGAAGTGAGGCGTTCCTTGTGCTTTGAACAGAATGACAGAAAAGAAAATTGTTCATCTAAATTCCAGGGGAAAGAGCTGAAATGTGGAAGCTTGAACTCTTTGCC